The proteins below are encoded in one region of Triticum aestivum cultivar Chinese Spring chromosome 1B, IWGSC CS RefSeq v2.1, whole genome shotgun sequence:
- the LOC123097357 gene encoding mitogen-activated protein kinase kinase kinase 18, whose protein sequence is MSMSKQWTRVRTLGRGASGAEVFLAADDASGELFAIKSAVGAACAAALRREQMVMAGLSSPRVVSCIGGRGARDGSYQLFLEFAPGGSLADQVASNGGLDERAVRGYAADVAAALAYLHGAGMVHGDVKARNVVIGADGRAKLADFGCSRKAGADVPIIGGTPAFMAPEVARGEEQGPRADVWALGCIVVEMATGRAPWSGMDGDALAALHRIGYTDAVPEFPHWLSAEAQDFLARCLVRQASGRCTAAQLLEHPFLAAAVIDANPEAVKSKWVSPKSTLDAAFWESESDTDEPSHGAAESRIRALACPASALPDWDSDEGWIDVLSGPTEAPVAAPAKVTTGTTVEDVITSDAESGALDITVDVEHSSVLNAGQEADDDEDESVVGHTRHQPSEILDSHQVVSCKLLLLCSNRISNAIEFVHHAKALCFASATPLFLCSYSCSPLRHD, encoded by the coding sequence ATGTCTATGAGCAAGCAATGGACGCGGGTGCGGACGCTCGGCCGCGGCGCGTCGGGGGCAGAGGTGTTCCTCGCGGCGGACGACGCTTCGGGCGAGCTCTTCGCGATCAAGTCCGCCGTCGGGGCGGCGTGCGCGGCGGCGCTCAGGAGGGAGCAGATGGTGATGGCCGGCCTGAGCTCACCGCGCGTCGTATCCTGCATCGGCGGCCGCGGCGCCCGCGACGGCTCCTATCAGCTCTTCCTCGAGTTCGCCCCCGGCGGCTCGCTGGCGGACCAGGTGGCGAGCAACGGGGGCCTCGACGAGCGCGCCGTCCGCGGCTACGCGGCCGATGTGGCGGCCGCGCTTGCGTATCTCCACGGCGCTGGGATGGTGCACGGGGACGTCAAGGCGAGGAACGTGGTGATCGGCGCCGACGGCCGCGCCAAGCTCGCGGATTTCGGGTGCTCGAGGAAGGCGGGCGCTGATGTGCCGATCATCGGCGGCACGCCGGCGTTCATGGCGCCGGAGGTGGCGCGCGGCGAGGAGCAGGGCCCCAGGGCCGACGTCTGGGCGCTCGGCTGCATAGTTGTTGAGATGGCCACCGGCCGCGCCCCGTGGAGCGGCATGGACGGCGACGCGCTCGCGGCGCTGCACCGGATCGGGTACACGGATGCCGTTCCTGAGTTCCCCCATTGGCTGTCCGCGGAGGCCCAGGACTTCTTGGCCAGGTGTCTTGTCAGGCAGGCCAGCGGCCGGTGCACGGCGGCGCAGCTGCTGGAGCATCCGTTCTTGGCCGCCGCCGTCATCGACGCGAACCCAGAAGCCGTGAAGAGCAAGTGGGTGTCGCCCAAGAGCACGCTCGACGCTGCATTCTGGGAGTCGGAGTCCGACACCGACGAGCCGTCGCACGGCGCGGCCGAGAGCAGGATCAGAGCATTGGCCTGCCCTGCGTCGGCGCTCCCGGACTGGGACTCGGACGAGGGCTGGATCGATGTGCTCTCCGGGCCAACAGAAGCGCCTGTCGCCGCGCCGGCCAAGGTGACGACTGGCACCACCGTGGAGGACGTTATCACCAGTGACGCAGAGTCCGGCGCTCTCGACATTACCGTGGACGTGGAGCACAGCAGCGTGCTCAACGCAGGACAAGAGGCGGACGATGATGAGGATGAATCAGTAGTAGGGCACACTAGGCACCAGCCCTCGGAGATTCTAGATTCTCACCAGGTAGTGTCATGTAAATTGTTACTGTTATGTAGCAACAGAATCAGTAATGCAATCGAATTTGTTCATCATGCCAAAGCACTCTGCTTCGCTAGCGCTACTCCTCTGTTTCTCTGCTCATACTCGTGCTCCCCGTTGCGACACGATTGA